A window of the Miscanthus floridulus cultivar M001 chromosome 14, ASM1932011v1, whole genome shotgun sequence genome harbors these coding sequences:
- the LOC136505060 gene encoding uncharacterized protein translates to MEQISLGNRYKECRPRRTSSCQTKILVGKDVLHELEQRRSSPSVIAKLMGIDVLPPSNVVNSRHQEFKDVFEVSEEPPEAVTKERSHHFPKGLPSLKQRALRLKKLMPSKTLYRDDTHDCHVDCTDGLGRLNSVEINNPLFEKRPHDMNYSANYQYGKDTSSVCMTYPVGLANSSLSNFSLLSRGKNKDFNSIVVLEPPCLEKGHDPENVFSIPYLSPLNKNCRRGMKHKQSEFPVMENGRDWQHILSTEDNNVPRIRKERFLTSDPIDPLQIGQEASVHQFGNTDASYPGSSQRYSCGNDNFRQTNRSSSNSTLLKMRWHAESAVGSKTLAEMFALSDSEKLKLNSDSRAPIRRNMIDRDNGHSKDGCFIVLPKHAPLQSIRSSMDRNSCSEGSSQGKNNSNISNIYNNGKCQFDSFRDKPRLLKQIGSGSEAHLSNACCFQNLTADNFSTPDCLNEKVLFTTDVDLVQQQAESEASGFNLQVSRKQRVTISPFRCHEDESISISVSDHTDGTKSCKGSKEVEQPSPVSILEPPIDDDICFPGCLNYDDLQGMAKKQRDGHQYHNESEITMSSDDEDHSFYQSLEAFQVEENWDFSYLLDILICSGIIVADWQLICKSWYLPGCPVGPHVFDRLERKYNKITTWAKPERRLLFDLVNSILSEVLAPCVDVHPWVQPSRHRVALWCPEGPVEKIWQTIVRQREDCVTGNPDEMVLDTNWLEVGNDINMVGKQISRMLHGDLLEEVIVDFLG, encoded by the exons ATGGAACAAATTTCA CTTGGCAACAGATACAAGGAGTGCAGGCCACGAAGAACTAGCAGCTGTCAAACAAAAATACTTGTTGGAAAGGATGTATTGCACGAACTAGAGCAAAGGCGTTCGTCACCAAGTGTAATTGCAAAACTGATGGGAATTGATGTGTTGCCACCTTCTAATGTGGTCAATAGTCGGCATCAAGAATTTAAGGATGTTTTTGAAGTGTCAGAGGAGCCACCAGAGGCTGTCACAAAAGAGAGGTCCCATCATTTTCCAAAAGGCTTGCCAAGCTTGAAACAAAGAGCTCTAAGATTAAAAAAGCTTATGCCATCAAAAACACTCTACAGAGATGATACACATGATTGTCATGTAGATTGCACAGATGGCTTGGGTCGCTTGAACTCAGTGGAAATAAATAATCCTTTATTTGAGAAGCGCCCTCATGACATGAACTATTCTGCAAATTATCAGTATGGGAAAGATACATCAAGTGTTTGCATGACTTACCCTGTGGGTTTAGCCAATTCTTCACTCAGCAATTTCAGCCTTTTATCAAGAGGAAAAaacaaagatttcaacagcattgtAGTTCTGGAACCACCATGCTTGGAAAAAGGGCATGATCCAGAAAACGTTTTTTCCATTCCATACCTTTCTCCTCTCAATAAGAACTGCAGGAGAGGCATGAAACATAAGCAATCTGAGTTTCCTGTAATGGAGAATGGAAGAGATTGGCAACATATATTAAGTACTGAAGATAATAATGTGCCCCGAATTAGAAAAGAAAGATTCTTGACTAGTGACCCCATTGATCCACTGCAAATTGGACAGGAAGCATCAGTTCATCAGTTTGGCAATACTGATGCGAGTTATCCTGGATCATCTCAGAGGTATTCTTGTGGTAATGATAACTTTAGGCAAACTAACAGGTCATCATCAAACAGCACGCTGTTGAAAATGCGCTGGCATGCAGAATCTGCTGTTGGTTCGAAAACTCTTGCAGAAATGTTTGCTCTATCTGATTCTGAAAAACTGAAGCTAAATTCAGACTCACGTGCTCCAATTCGACGTAATATGATTGACCGTGATAATGGTCATAGCAAGGATGGATGCTTTATAGTTTTACCAAAGCATGCACCTCTGCAGTCTATCCGAAGCTCAATGGACAGGAATTCTTGCTCGGAAGGCTCCTCTCAGGGTAAAAATAATTCAAATATATCCAATATTTACAACAATGGGAAGTGTCAGTTTGATTCTTTCCGGGATAAACCAAGACTGCTGAAGCAAATTGGCAGTGGCAGTGAAGCTCACTTGAGCAATGCTTGCTGTTTCCAAAATCTGACAGCAGACAACTTTTCAACTCCTGATTGCTTAAATGAGAAAGTATTGTTCACAACAGATGTAGACTTAGTGCAACAACAAGCTGAATCTGAAGCTTCTGGGTTCAACTTGCAGGTTTCTAGGAAACAACGG GTGACAATATCGCCTTTCCGTTGTCATGAGGATGAATCAATATCAATATCTGTTTCGGATCATACTGATGGTACAAAATCTTGTAAAGGCTCAAAAGAGGTTGAGCAACCGAGCCCAGTGTCCATTCTTGAGCCTCCAATTGATGATGATATTTGTTTTCCAGGATGTTTGAACTATGATGACTTGCAAGGGATGGCTA AGAAACAAAGAGATGGCCATCAATATCACAATGAATCTGAAATTACcatgtcaagtgatgatgaagaccaTTCTTTTTACCAATCTTTGGAAGCATTTCAGGTCGAAGAAAACTGGGACTTCTCATATCTCCTTGACATACTTATATGCTCTGGTATCATAGTTGCTGACTGGCAGCTCATCTGCAAGTCATGGTACTTGCCTGGTTGCCCTGTTGGCCCTCATGTCTTTGATAGGCTTGAGAGGAAGTACAACAAAATCACCACATGGGCAAAACCTGAGAGGAGGCTTCTGTTCGACCTCGTGAATTCAATCCTTTCCGAGGTCCTTGCACCATGTGTTGATGTGCACCCGTGGGTGCAGCCTAGTAGACACCGTGTTGCTCTTTGGTGCCCTGAAGGACCTGTTGAGAAGATTTGGCAGACAATTGTTAGGCAGCGGGAAGATTGTGTCACAGGGAATCCTGATGAGATGGTTCTTGATACAAACTGGCTGGAAGTAGGCAACGACATCAATATGGTGGGGAAGCAGATATCTAGGATGTTACATGGCGACCTCTTGGAAGAAGTCATAGTGGACTTCCTGGGATGA